From the Solanum stenotomum isolate F172 chromosome 4, ASM1918654v1, whole genome shotgun sequence genome, one window contains:
- the LOC125863422 gene encoding S-adenosylmethionine carrier 1, chloroplastic/mitochondrial-like, whose protein sequence is MAINPKTEFPEDRLNFEALKSHHKSKAIASISKQQNPFDLLRILYEGAVSGAAAGVVVEAALYPIDTIKTRLQAVRGGGQIILKGLYSGLAGNLVGVLPASAIFIGVYEPAKRKLLDSFPENLSALAHLTAGAIGGAASSIVRVPTEVVKQRMQTGQFSSAPDAVRLIVAKEGFRGLYAGYGSFLLRDLPFDAIQFCLYEQLRMGYKLAAKRDLKDSENAMIGAFAGAITGAITTPLDVIKTRLMVQGSAKQYEGILHCVKTIAREEGASTLFKGIGPRVLWIGIGGSIFFGVLERTKKLVAAKQPID, encoded by the exons AAGATAGACTGAACTTCGAGGCACTCAAATCCCACCACAAGTCAAAAGCTATTGCATCAATCAGCAAACAACAGAATCCATTTGATCTCTTACGCATATTGTATG AGGGAGCTGTATCAGGAGCTGCTGCTGGTGTTGTTGTAGAAGCTGCTTTGTATCCAATTGATACAATTAAAACTCGTCTTCAAGCAG TTCGTGGTGGAGGACAGATCATTTTGAAAGGTCTTTATTCAGGATTGGCTGGAAATCTAGTTGGAGTCTTACC AGCATCGGCAATATTTATTGGTGTATATGAACCTGCGAAGAGAAAATTGCTGGACAGCTTCCCTGAAAACCTTAGTGCCTTAGCTCATTTG ACTGCAGGTGCTATTGGCGGAGCTGCTTCTTCTATTGTTCGTGTACCCACTGAG GTAGTTAAGCAAAGGATGCAGACTGGCCAATTTTCTTCTGCCCCTGATGCGGTCCGACTCATTGTTGCTAAGGAAGGGTTTAGAGGCCTTTATGCT GGGTATGGTTCTTTTCTACTGAGAGACTTACCATTTGATGCTATCCAGTTCTGTTTATACGAGCAGCTGCGGATGGGGTATAAGTTAGCT GCCAAAAGGGACCTTAAAGATTCCGAGAATGCAATGATTGGTGCCTTTGCAG GTGCAATAACAGGAGCTATAACTACTCCTCTTGATGTGATAAAAACAAGATTGATGGTTCAG GGTTCAGCAAAGCAGTATGAAGGCATTTTGCATTGTGTTAAAACTATTGCAAGAGAAGAAGGAGCCTCTACTCTTTTTAAG GGAATAGGGCCACGAGTACTTTGGATAGGTATTGGAGGATCCATATTTTTTGGTGTTCTTGAAAGGACAAAGAAACTAGTTGCTGCAAAACAGCCTATTGATTAG
- the LOC125863397 gene encoding tryptophan aminotransferase-related protein 3-like, translating to MAKIKSVSYVLCHLVLVLVNIYIFRKMYYYDNEKLSWSQRAAQEAEKVASISCSGHGRAYIDGYVNVDGNPICECYSCYGGIDCSLFSSNCSANVERGDPLFLEPFWMQNAASSAVVVAGWHRMSYAFPNNQSFISKELEKSIRKIHAIAKNAITHGKYIIFGTGSTQLLHAAVHALSMDNNYSTKVVANKIPYYSLYKLQTEYFQTRHCEFGGDSSMLKNNSDFAGNVIEFVTSPNNPDGNLESPVLNGPNVKHIYDHAYYWSHYTAIPAPADEDLMIFSMSKLTGHAGSRFGWAIVKDVNVYKMGTSKDVQLRALTLLKVVAQGDGKQLFNFAQQILTDRWKKLSHIFSLTKRFSLQTIPTQYCIFFERTREPSPGYAWVKCKRKEDKNCQEIFRVAKLTGRTGRQFFAGDRYVRFSLLRGQHGFDMLIHRLKELISQEYEANAQAMSSF from the exons ATGGCAAAGATTAAGAGTGTTAGTTATGTTTTGTGTCACTTAGTTTTAGTGcttgtgaatatatatatttttaggaaaatgtaTTATTATGATAATGAGAAATTGAGTTGGAGCCAAAGAGCAGCACAAGAAGCAGAAAAAGTTGCATCAATTTCATGTTCTGGCCATGGAAGAGCCTATATTGATGGTTATGTTAATGTTGATGGAAACCCTATTTGTGAATGTTATTCTTGTTATGGTGGCATTGATTGCTCTTTATTTTCCTCCAATTGTTCTGCCAATGTTGAAAG AGGTGATCCTCTATTCTTGGAACCATTCTGGATGCAAAATGCAGCTAGCAGTGCAGTAGTAGTGGCAGGATGGCATAGAATGAGTTATGCATTTCCTAATAATCAGTCCTTTATATCCAAAGAACTTGAGAAAAGCATAAGAAAAATACATGCAATTGCCAAGAATGCTATTACACATGgaaaatacattatatttggAACAGGCTCTACTCAGCTTCTACATGCTGCAGTTCATGCTCTTTCTATGGATAATAATTATTCAACAAAAGTAGTTGCAAATAAAATCCCTTATTATTCG CTTTATAAGCTTCAAACGGAATACTTTCAAACACGTCATTGTGAATTTGGAGGAGACTCATCCATGTTGAAGAACAACTCAGATTTTGCTGGAAATGTGATTGAGTTTGTGACTTCACCAAATAATCCAGATGGAAATTTGGAAAGTCCAGTTCTAAATGGTCCAAATGTGAAGCACATTTATGATCATGCTTATTATTGGTCTCATTATACAGCAATTCCAGCTCCTGCTGATGAAGATCTCATGATTTTCTCTATGTCTAAGCTCACTGGTCATGCTGGATCCAGATTTGG GTGGGCAATTGTGAAAGATGTGAATGTGTATAAAATGGGTACCTCAAAGGATGTTCAGTTGAGGGCTTTAACACTATTGAAAGTTGTTGCTCAAGGAGATGGCAAACAACTCTTCAATTTTGCACAACAAATCTTGACGGATCGATGGAAAAAATTGAGTCATATCTTCTCCCTTACTAAACGTTTTAGCCTCCAAACAATTCCGACTCAGtattgcatattttttgaaagaacAAGAGAGCCATCTCCAG GTTATGCATGGGTGAAGTGTAAGAGGAAAGAAGAtaaaaactgtcaagaaatcTTCAGAGTTGCAAAACTCACAGGTCGTACAGGTAGACAATTCTTTGCAGGAGATCGTTATGTTCGATTCAGCTTGCTGAGAGGCCAACATGGTTTTGACATGTTGATCCATCGACTGAAAGAATTGATCTCCCAAGAATATGAAGCCAATGCACAAGCCATGTCAAGTTTTTAA